A part of Lacibacter sp. H407 genomic DNA contains:
- a CDS encoding 3'-5' exonuclease yields the protein MTNQQHHQPEQVLVLDIETVPQYSSFEELPELWKVLWADKISKTMPENFSAAEMYVQKAGIQAEFGKIICISTGFFYVDKGSRLCFRVKSYAGDDEKQLLAEFSKAIEKFSKTAPHMQLAGHNIKEFDIPYISRRMMMQNLPLPSFLQLSGKKPWETNLIDTMQLWKFGDYKNYTSLHLLANCLGIPTPKDGIDGSQVKDIYYNEKNMKKLVEYCQKDVIATAQVFLRFQQLPLLPQENIFIAD from the coding sequence ATGACTAACCAGCAACACCATCAACCCGAACAAGTACTGGTACTGGATATTGAAACAGTGCCACAGTATTCATCGTTTGAAGAACTGCCGGAATTATGGAAAGTTCTCTGGGCAGACAAAATTTCCAAAACCATGCCAGAAAATTTTTCGGCTGCAGAAATGTATGTACAAAAGGCCGGAATACAGGCGGAATTCGGTAAAATAATTTGTATCAGCACCGGCTTTTTTTATGTTGATAAAGGCAGCCGTTTGTGTTTTCGGGTAAAGTCGTACGCCGGCGATGACGAAAAACAACTGTTAGCAGAATTCAGTAAGGCAATTGAGAAATTTTCGAAAACGGCTCCGCACATGCAGTTGGCCGGGCATAACATTAAAGAATTTGATATACCGTACATAAGCCGACGGATGATGATGCAAAACCTGCCGCTGCCTTCCTTTCTGCAATTAAGCGGCAAAAAGCCATGGGAAACAAATCTTATTGATACCATGCAACTCTGGAAGTTTGGTGATTACAAAAACTACACATCGCTTCACTTGCTGGCTAATTGCCTCGGTATTCCAACACCAAAGGATGGAATTGACGGAAGCCAGGTAAAAGATATTTATTACAATGAAAAAAATATGAAGAAACTGGTGGAGTATTGCCAGAAAGATGTGATTGCTACCGCACAGGTTTTTCTTCGCTTTCAACAATTACCTTTGCTGCCGCAGGAAAATATTTTCATTGCTGATTGA